From the genome of Scytonema hofmannii PCC 7110, one region includes:
- a CDS encoding ABC transporter ATP-binding protein/permease translates to MESTTFINKKSENDSSPGFNQFWQSVIAIAEPYWYPTKPGQRAFSDVIRAWGMLALLLLLITLVVSLTAFNSFVNRYLLDIIVEQKDVTKFLNTLWLYGFALIFVTLLAGFSKFVRKQIALDWYQWLNDYTVEKYFSKRAYYKINFQSKIDNPDQRLSQEIEPITSNALNFSATFIEKTLEITVFFIILWSISQFMAIGLVVYTILGNLIALYLTQELNSINQEELESKADFTYGLTHVRNHAESIAFFHGENQELKIIKRRFMNLVENAKRKISWERNQDIYSRGYQSVFQIAPYIVLAPLQFRGEMELGEITQAAVACSLFASAMGELINEFGNSGRFSSYVERLSQFSNALEDVTKQPENLSTIKTVEDNRLAFENVTLQTPDYEQVIVENLSVSVQPGEGLLIIGPSGRGKSSLLRAIAGLWNAGTGRVVRPPREEVLFLPQRPYIILGTLREQLLYPQTTRQMSDRELEDVLQQVNLQNLLTRIDGFDTEVPWENILSLGEQQRLAFARILVTRPNYTILDEATSALDLNNEGNLYRELQASQTTFISVGHRESLFNYHQWVLELLQDSSWQLSTVQDYLVQKADATRFG, encoded by the coding sequence ATGGAATCTACAACTTTTATTAATAAAAAATCAGAGAATGATTCTTCTCCAGGTTTTAATCAATTTTGGCAGAGTGTAATAGCGATCGCAGAACCTTATTGGTATCCGACAAAGCCAGGGCAAAGAGCATTTTCTGATGTGATTCGGGCATGGGGGATGCTGGCGCTGTTATTATTACTAATAACCTTGGTAGTAAGTTTAACAGCTTTTAATAGCTTCGTTAATCGCTATCTACTTGATATCATTGTTGAACAAAAAGACGTTACGAAATTTCTTAATACATTATGGCTTTACGGTTTTGCTCTCATCTTTGTGACACTCTTAGCCGGATTTTCTAAATTCGTCAGAAAACAAATCGCTCTTGATTGGTATCAATGGCTAAATGATTATACAGTAGAAAAATATTTTAGCAAAAGAGCCTATTATAAAATAAATTTTCAATCCAAGATTGATAATCCAGATCAACGTTTATCTCAAGAAATCGAGCCAATTACCAGCAATGCTCTTAACTTTTCCGCTACTTTTATAGAAAAAACGCTGGAGATAACAGTGTTTTTTATAATTCTCTGGTCAATTTCGCAATTTATGGCAATTGGTTTGGTTGTTTATACAATCCTAGGGAATTTAATTGCTCTTTACTTGACTCAAGAATTGAATAGCATTAATCAAGAGGAACTCGAATCGAAAGCTGACTTCACTTACGGGCTAACTCATGTTCGCAATCATGCTGAATCTATAGCTTTTTTTCATGGAGAAAACCAAGAATTAAAGATAATTAAACGTAGATTTATGAATTTAGTGGAAAATGCTAAACGCAAGATATCTTGGGAGAGAAATCAAGATATTTATAGTAGAGGATATCAATCTGTTTTCCAAATAGCTCCCTATATAGTACTTGCGCCTTTACAGTTTAGAGGAGAAATGGAATTGGGAGAAATTACCCAAGCGGCTGTTGCTTGCAGTCTGTTTGCTAGTGCTATGGGAGAATTAATTAATGAATTTGGAAATTCAGGAAGGTTTTCCAGTTATGTTGAGCGATTGAGTCAGTTTTCAAATGCATTAGAAGACGTTACCAAACAACCAGAGAATTTGAGTACAATTAAAACAGTTGAAGACAACCGTCTGGCTTTCGAGAATGTCACCTTACAAACACCAGACTATGAGCAGGTAATCGTTGAAAACTTATCAGTTTCTGTTCAACCAGGAGAAGGTTTATTAATTATAGGTCCTAGTGGTCGTGGGAAAAGCTCTTTATTAAGAGCGATCGCAGGTTTGTGGAATGCAGGAACTGGTCGTGTGGTGCGACCTCCCCGAGAAGAAGTGTTATTTTTACCCCAACGTCCCTATATAATTTTAGGAACATTGCGCGAACAGTTACTTTATCCTCAAACGACCCGTCAAATGAGCGATCGAGAACTCGAAGATGTTTTGCAACAGGTTAACCTGCAAAACTTGCTGACCCGTATTGATGGCTTTGATACAGAAGTTCCTTGGGAAAATATACTCTCGTTAGGAGAGCAACAACGTCTTGCATTTGCGAGGATATTAGTCACCCGTCCGAATTATACTATCTTAGATGAAGCAACAAGTGCCTTAGATTTGAATAATGAAGGTAATTTATATCGAGAGTTACAAGCAAGTCAAACAACTTTTATTAGTGTAGGACATCGAGAAAGCCTGTTTAATTATCATCAATGGGTTTTGGAGCTATTACAAGATTCCAGTTGGCAACTTTCAACTGTACAAGATTATCTTGTTCAAAAAGCTGACGCAACAAGGTTTGGTTAA
- a CDS encoding cupin-like domain-containing protein has translation MKLHVENQVIQTSVKKIERIYQPTQEQFKQATRSYTQPIIITGKIAEWKAFDLWSIDYLNSVVGNKEVKISISKNKIFTFAPENDFILPSIQMPFTDFTNWILHEKKADHYYYLYQTPIESSFPELFPDIEIPEYVNKNLIMVSNLWIGTGGNTTPLHWDSAKNLLSQVRGRKRILLFEPKQTAFLYPFSVHSKTPHMSHLNIDKPDLDKFPKFQNAKSIECTLEPGEMLFIPAFWWHQVYSLDQINIAINFWWQANLKDYLTPQARRILIQNPKQVWYILKDFAKKLYEKKWSSL, from the coding sequence ATGAAGCTCCATGTAGAAAATCAAGTGATTCAAACTTCAGTAAAGAAAATTGAACGTATTTATCAGCCTACACAAGAACAGTTTAAACAAGCAACTCGCTCTTATACACAACCAATTATCATTACTGGAAAAATAGCTGAGTGGAAAGCATTTGATTTATGGTCAATTGATTATTTGAATAGTGTGGTAGGTAACAAAGAAGTTAAGATCAGCATTTCTAAAAATAAAATTTTCACCTTTGCTCCAGAAAATGACTTTATTTTACCAAGCATACAAATGCCGTTTACTGACTTCACGAATTGGATTCTCCATGAAAAAAAAGCTGACCACTACTATTATCTTTACCAAACTCCTATTGAAAGCTCTTTTCCAGAACTATTTCCAGATATTGAAATTCCAGAGTATGTTAATAAAAATTTAATTATGGTGTCAAATCTGTGGATAGGGACTGGTGGTAATACCACTCCATTACATTGGGATTCAGCAAAAAATCTATTATCTCAAGTGCGCGGTCGAAAGCGCATCTTGTTGTTTGAGCCAAAACAAACTGCTTTTTTATATCCTTTTTCCGTGCATTCAAAAACACCACACATGAGTCACTTAAATATTGACAAACCTGACCTTGATAAATTTCCAAAATTTCAAAATGCAAAATCCATAGAGTGTACGCTAGAACCAGGTGAAATGCTTTTTATTCCAGCCTTTTGGTGGCATCAAGTTTACTCTCTTGACCAGATCAATATTGCTATTAATTTCTGGTGGCAGGCGAATTTGAAAGACTATCTTACACCACAGGCAAGGCGAATTTTGATACAAAATCCCAAACAGGTTTGGTATATTTTGAAGGACTTTGCAAAAAAACTGTATGAAAAAAAATGGTCTAGCTTGTAG
- a CDS encoding cupin-like domain-containing protein: MNIHVENQVAQTSVKKIERIHKPTPEEFKQVTRSYTQPIIITEKIAEWKAFDLWSIDYLNSVVGNKEINVNVSKNKIFTFDPETEDTFPSTKMQFTDFTNWILNGRKSDQYYYLQQHPIESSFPELFPDIETPDYINKNLLMVSNLWMGTGGNTTPLHWDAAKNLLSQVRGRKRILLFEPKQTAFLYPFSVHSKTPHMSHVNIDKPDLDKFPKFQNAKSMECVLEPGEMLFIPAFWWHQVYSLDQINIAVNFWWQANLKDYLTPQAKQILIQRPKFFWAIILQRTNPYWKLIKDFVVRISNKKIV, translated from the coding sequence ATGAACATCCATGTAGAAAATCAAGTGGCTCAAACTTCAGTAAAGAAAATTGAACGCATTCACAAACCTACACCAGAGGAATTTAAACAAGTAACTCGCTCTTATACACAACCAATTATCATTACTGAAAAAATAGCTGAGTGGAAAGCATTTGATTTATGGTCAATTGATTATTTGAATAGTGTGGTAGGTAACAAAGAAATTAACGTCAACGTTTCTAAAAACAAAATCTTCACCTTCGATCCAGAAACTGAGGATACGTTTCCAAGCACAAAAATGCAGTTTACCGACTTCACGAATTGGATTCTCAATGGTAGAAAATCTGACCAGTATTATTACCTTCAACAACATCCCATTGAAAGCTCTTTTCCAGAACTATTTCCAGATATTGAAACTCCAGATTACATTAATAAAAATTTACTGATGGTGTCAAATCTATGGATGGGCACTGGTGGTAATACCACTCCATTACATTGGGATGCAGCAAAAAATCTATTATCTCAGGTGCGCGGTCGAAAGCGCATCTTGTTGTTTGAGCCAAAACAAACTGCTTTTTTATATCCTTTTTCCGTGCATTCAAAAACACCACACATGAGTCACGTAAATATTGACAAACCTGACCTTGATAAATTTCCAAAATTTCAAAATGCAAAATCTATGGAGTGTGTACTGGAACCAGGCGAAATGCTTTTTATTCCAGCCTTTTGGTGGCATCAAGTTTATTCTCTTGACCAGATCAATATTGCTGTTAATTTCTGGTGGCAGGCGAATTTGAAAGACTATCTTACACCACAGGCAAAGCAAATTTTGATACAAAGACCTAAGTTTTTTTGGGCAATTATACTACAAAGAACTAATCCATATTGGAAACTTATTAAGGACTTTGTAGTTCGAATTTCTAATAAGAAAATTGTCTAG
- a CDS encoding aminotransferase class III-fold pyridoxal phosphate-dependent enzyme yields the protein MEPSQKAKDTEQKQQEIERSLHLLTLSAKSEQALSDLVGRYQTFLADEPTEPLADICFSANTRRSHFEHRLAVVTESTIQLQEVLDAFIAGKKAATLVSGQSRKNQRPRLAFLYTGQGSQYINMGRQLYEQAPTFRKIIDLANEILRPDLEKPLLEVLYPSTEDSSFINETAYTQPALFALEYALTELWQSWGIKPSVVIGHSVGEYVAACIAGAFNLEQGLKLKAKGASLMQALPQEGEMVVVFADEVTVQAAIQPYLQEISVAAINSPRNIVISGVDRAIEAVVAILATQGVETRRLRVSHAFHSPLMEQMLDTFEQYASQIQFQALQIPLISNLTGQIIQPGQILDAKYWIRQTRKTVQFMTGIDTLFKQGYELFLEIGPKPILSSLGKHCQQEGTTTWLSSLTQEKDDWNSLLFSLSSLYVQGADINWMGFDEGYLRRVLSLPTYPFQRKSYWFENFPLNGNKLNSNQDKSENNKSREKENQFEMTAPSTRIPRDKILFQLRSLVANLLKTDPDEVGLSTYFLEMGADSIALMDAVRAIENTYGFKITIRQFFEELPNIDTLATYIYQNLSPEWTLADSQQVESEPERTVQQQTQPTIAVTFAKPPTSSTQDIEKGETTSETTLERIMRQQLEVISQSMSQVVSQQLEFLQNNGLSTTHFLSSQNGKFQPNAQIKTPIIPSFENNQPKEVTTLYLNSIEGLSQQQQQHLEALIALYNKRTEKSKQRAQSYRQVLADSRAVAGFRLSTKEMVYPIVGERAKGSKFWDVDGNEYVDITMGFGVLLFGHAPSFLTNAVQEQMDLGLQIGPQSQLAGEVAELICELTGMERVTFCNSGTEAVMTALRLARTATRRTKIVIFAGSYHGHFDGVLATALNGQTIGVPMTSGVSQQIVQDVMVLDYGNPESLKLLQTCCHELAAVLVEPVQSRQPHLQPQEFLRELRHLTQVSGCALIFDEVLTGFRIHPGGAQAWFGIQADIAIYGKIVGGGMPIGVVAGKATYMNGIDGGLWNYGDASYPEAEKTFFAGTFNKNHTGMAAARSVLQYLKNQGSTLQQQLNQRTSQLATTLNTYFDEENVPIKIVSFGSLFRFSFSGNLDLLFYHLLVEGIYIWEGRNCFLSTAHTDQDIDRIIQAVKNSTEALRSGGFLPKHSVKPPEAVKH from the coding sequence ATGGAGCCAAGTCAAAAAGCAAAAGACACCGAGCAAAAACAACAAGAAATTGAGCGATCGCTGCACTTGCTGACCCTATCCGCAAAAAGCGAGCAGGCTCTATCAGATCTGGTTGGTCGTTACCAAACATTTTTAGCAGATGAGCCAACAGAACCGTTGGCAGATATTTGTTTTTCTGCTAATACAAGGCGATCGCATTTTGAACACAGGTTAGCTGTTGTTACTGAATCTACTATACAGTTGCAAGAGGTGCTGGATGCGTTTATCGCTGGAAAGAAGGCTGCGACACTCGTCAGCGGTCAATCACGAAAGAATCAGCGTCCTCGACTCGCGTTTTTATATACCGGTCAAGGTTCCCAGTATATAAATATGGGACGCCAGCTGTATGAACAAGCGCCTACCTTCCGCAAAATCATCGACCTAGCAAATGAGATTTTACGTCCCGATCTAGAAAAACCCCTGCTCGAAGTCTTATACCCATCAACTGAAGACAGTTCCTTTATCAATGAAACTGCTTACACTCAACCTGCTTTATTTGCTCTGGAATATGCTTTAACAGAGTTATGGCAGTCTTGGGGCATTAAACCTTCTGTAGTCATAGGTCATAGTGTGGGAGAATATGTGGCGGCTTGTATCGCAGGGGCTTTTAATTTGGAACAAGGACTCAAGCTTAAAGCAAAGGGAGCCAGTCTCATGCAAGCACTTCCCCAAGAAGGTGAGATGGTAGTTGTGTTTGCTGATGAGGTAACAGTGCAAGCAGCCATTCAACCCTACTTGCAAGAAATCTCGGTAGCTGCCATTAATAGTCCAAGGAATATTGTCATTTCCGGTGTAGATCGAGCAATAGAAGCAGTTGTGGCTATTCTAGCAACACAAGGAGTTGAAACCAGACGCTTAAGAGTTTCTCATGCCTTTCACTCTCCTCTCATGGAACAAATGTTAGATACATTTGAACAATATGCGAGCCAGATTCAGTTTCAAGCCTTGCAAATTCCACTCATTTCCAATTTGACTGGTCAGATAATACAACCAGGACAGATTCTTGATGCTAAGTATTGGATTCGCCAAACTCGAAAAACTGTGCAATTTATGACGGGGATTGATACTCTGTTTAAGCAGGGCTACGAGTTATTTTTAGAAATCGGGCCAAAACCGATTCTCTCAAGTTTAGGGAAACATTGTCAGCAGGAAGGAACTACAACTTGGTTATCTTCTTTAACTCAAGAAAAGGATGACTGGAATTCATTGCTTTTCAGCTTATCAAGTCTTTACGTACAAGGAGCAGATATCAACTGGATGGGATTTGATGAGGGCTACTTAAGAAGAGTTTTATCGCTCCCGACATACCCTTTTCAGCGAAAAAGTTACTGGTTTGAAAACTTTCCCCTCAATGGCAATAAATTGAATAGCAATCAAGACAAATCTGAGAATAACAAATCGAGAGAAAAAGAAAACCAGTTTGAAATGACTGCCCCCTCTACAAGAATACCACGGGACAAGATCCTTTTCCAATTGCGTTCTTTAGTAGCAAATTTACTGAAAACAGATCCAGACGAAGTGGGGCTTTCTACTTACTTCTTAGAAATGGGTGCTGATTCAATAGCGCTGATGGATGCTGTACGAGCGATTGAAAATACTTACGGTTTCAAAATTACTATTCGTCAGTTCTTTGAAGAATTACCAAATATTGATACACTGGCAACCTACATTTATCAAAATCTTTCCCCAGAGTGGACTCTTGCAGATTCACAACAAGTTGAGTCTGAACCAGAAAGAACAGTGCAACAACAAACTCAACCAACTATAGCTGTCACATTTGCAAAGCCACCAACTTCCAGTACACAGGATATAGAAAAAGGAGAAACGACATCAGAGACTACTTTAGAACGAATTATGAGGCAGCAACTAGAAGTCATATCTCAAAGTATGTCACAAGTTGTATCTCAGCAGTTAGAATTCTTGCAAAATAACGGCTTGTCTACAACACATTTCTTGTCGTCGCAGAATGGAAAATTTCAACCGAATGCTCAAATAAAAACGCCTATTATTCCTTCTTTTGAAAACAACCAACCAAAAGAAGTGACAACACTATATTTAAATTCTATAGAAGGGCTAAGCCAACAACAGCAACAACATCTAGAAGCATTGATTGCGCTTTATAACAAGCGTACTGAAAAATCAAAGCAGCGAGCACAGAGTTATCGTCAAGTTTTAGCAGATAGCAGAGCCGTAGCAGGATTTCGTCTTTCTACTAAAGAAATGGTTTATCCTATCGTTGGCGAACGAGCAAAAGGCTCTAAATTTTGGGATGTAGATGGTAATGAGTATGTAGATATTACAATGGGATTTGGGGTGCTTCTGTTTGGTCATGCTCCATCTTTTCTGACAAACGCCGTACAAGAGCAGATGGATTTGGGTCTGCAAATTGGTCCACAGTCACAATTAGCGGGAGAGGTTGCCGAGTTAATTTGTGAACTGACTGGCATGGAGCGCGTTACCTTTTGTAATTCAGGTACAGAAGCAGTGATGACAGCGCTGCGTTTGGCACGCACAGCCACACGTCGTACCAAGATAGTTATATTTGCTGGTTCTTACCACGGTCATTTTGATGGAGTTTTAGCCACAGCGCTTAACGGGCAGACGATCGGGGTACCGATGACTTCTGGAGTCTCGCAGCAAATAGTTCAAGATGTTATGGTACTTGATTATGGAAATCCTGAATCTCTTAAGCTTTTACAAACTTGCTGTCATGAGTTAGCTGCCGTATTGGTTGAACCTGTACAGAGTCGTCAACCCCATTTACAACCTCAAGAGTTTTTACGAGAATTAAGACACTTGACACAAGTATCGGGATGTGCGCTCATCTTTGATGAAGTTCTTACAGGCTTCCGCATCCATCCAGGTGGAGCACAGGCTTGGTTTGGCATTCAGGCAGACATAGCCATATATGGCAAGATTGTTGGTGGCGGAATGCCCATTGGGGTCGTCGCTGGTAAAGCGACCTACATGAATGGAATCGATGGTGGTTTGTGGAACTACGGAGACGCTTCCTATCCTGAAGCTGAAAAGACATTTTTCGCCGGAACCTTCAACAAAAACCACACAGGTATGGCGGCTGCACGTTCAGTTCTTCAGTATCTCAAAAATCAAGGTTCTACCTTACAGCAGCAGTTAAATCAACGCACATCACAGTTAGCTACAACACTTAATACTTATTTCGATGAAGAAAACGTACCTATTAAAATTGTCTCTTTTGGTTCGCTGTTTCGCTTCTCCTTCTCAGGAAATTTAGACTTATTGTTCTATCACCTACTAGTCGAGGGTATTTATATTTGGGAAGGACGCAACTGTTTTCTGTCCACAGCACACACAGACCAAGACATCGATCGTATCATTCAGGCTGTTAAGAATAGCACAGAGGCGTTGCGCTCTGGAGGATTCTTGCCCAAACATTCAGTCAAGCCACCAGAAGCAGTGAAGCACTAG